A genomic window from Labeo rohita strain BAU-BD-2019 chromosome 6, IGBB_LRoh.1.0, whole genome shotgun sequence includes:
- the mif4gda gene encoding MIF4G domain-containing protein A isoform X2 codes for MRSGQSHAIRKRMKQARGSFGVRGMDSAWTAFDVVTQTMLQKAFDDPKTVDLEKLSNAIVDQSLKDLSFCKDAGRMCYAVVQQEFTAREQTRNRSVREWVCLVTFICSIFDYIKVNNAPLVALVDPVYDCLYRLAQPDALINEEEVDCLVVQLHRVGEQLEQTNSQRMNQLFYLLRDGFLLQEDLSSMTRLLLLEILEFRASGWTLTDTAHKYYYSEVAD; via the exons ATGCGCAGTGGCCAGTCCCACGCCATCAGGAAACGAATGAAACAAGCGCGAGGATCGTTTGGAGTAAGGGG CATGGATTCTGCATGGACAGCTTTTGATGTGGTAACTCAGACTATGCTTCAAAAAGCATTTGACG ATCCCAAGACAGTTGATTTGGAGAAGCTGTCTAACGCCATTGTAGACCAGTCATTGAAAGACCTCTCATTCTGTAAAGATGCTGGCCGCATGTGTTATGCTGTAGTTCAG CAGGAGTTCACTGCCAGAGAACAGACTCGAAACCGCTCCGTGCGGGAGTGGGTGTGTTTGGTCACATTTATCTGCAGCATATTTGATTACATCAAG gtgAACAATGCTCCTCTTGTGGCCCTTGTGGATCCTGTATATGACTGCCTCTATAGGTTGGCTCAGCCAGATGCCCTGATTAATGAGGAAGAG GTGGACTGCCTGGTTGTACAGCTCCATCGTGTTGGCGAGCAGCTGGAGCAAACAAACTCCCAGCGCATGAACCAGCTGTTTTACTTGCTACGGGATGGTTTTCTCCTTCAGGAAGACCTCAGCTCCATGACAAGACTCTTGCTTCTGGAGATCTTGGAGTTCAGGGCCAGTGGCTGGACCCTTACTGACACTGCACACAAGTACTACTACAGTGAAGTAGCTGACTGA
- the mif4gda gene encoding MIF4G domain-containing protein A isoform X1: MRSGQSHAIRKRMKQARGSFGVRGMDSAWTAFDVVTQTMLQKAFDDPKTVDLEKLSNAIVDQSLKDLSFCKDAGRMCYAVVQAEAQKAATSVFRRNLLTRLQQEFTAREQTRNRSVREWVCLVTFICSIFDYIKVNNAPLVALVDPVYDCLYRLAQPDALINEEEVDCLVVQLHRVGEQLEQTNSQRMNQLFYLLRDGFLLQEDLSSMTRLLLLEILEFRASGWTLTDTAHKYYYSEVAD, from the exons ATGCGCAGTGGCCAGTCCCACGCCATCAGGAAACGAATGAAACAAGCGCGAGGATCGTTTGGAGTAAGGGG CATGGATTCTGCATGGACAGCTTTTGATGTGGTAACTCAGACTATGCTTCAAAAAGCATTTGACG ATCCCAAGACAGTTGATTTGGAGAAGCTGTCTAACGCCATTGTAGACCAGTCATTGAAAGACCTCTCATTCTGTAAAGATGCTGGCCGCATGTGTTATGCTGTAGTTCAG GCAGAAGCTCAGAAAGCTGCAACCAGTGTATTCAGGCGAAATCTGTTGACACGTTTACAGCAGGAGTTCACTGCCAGAGAACAGACTCGAAACCGCTCCGTGCGGGAGTGGGTGTGTTTGGTCACATTTATCTGCAGCATATTTGATTACATCAAG gtgAACAATGCTCCTCTTGTGGCCCTTGTGGATCCTGTATATGACTGCCTCTATAGGTTGGCTCAGCCAGATGCCCTGATTAATGAGGAAGAG GTGGACTGCCTGGTTGTACAGCTCCATCGTGTTGGCGAGCAGCTGGAGCAAACAAACTCCCAGCGCATGAACCAGCTGTTTTACTTGCTACGGGATGGTTTTCTCCTTCAGGAAGACCTCAGCTCCATGACAAGACTCTTGCTTCTGGAGATCTTGGAGTTCAGGGCCAGTGGCTGGACCCTTACTGACACTGCACACAAGTACTACTACAGTGAAGTAGCTGACTGA
- the mif4gda gene encoding MIF4G domain-containing protein A isoform X3 yields the protein MDSAWTAFDVVTQTMLQKAFDDPKTVDLEKLSNAIVDQSLKDLSFCKDAGRMCYAVVQAEAQKAATSVFRRNLLTRLQQEFTAREQTRNRSVREWVCLVTFICSIFDYIKVNNAPLVALVDPVYDCLYRLAQPDALINEEEVDCLVVQLHRVGEQLEQTNSQRMNQLFYLLRDGFLLQEDLSSMTRLLLLEILEFRASGWTLTDTAHKYYYSEVAD from the exons ATGGATTCTGCATGGACAGCTTTTGATGTGGTAACTCAGACTATGCTTCAAAAAGCATTTGACG ATCCCAAGACAGTTGATTTGGAGAAGCTGTCTAACGCCATTGTAGACCAGTCATTGAAAGACCTCTCATTCTGTAAAGATGCTGGCCGCATGTGTTATGCTGTAGTTCAG GCAGAAGCTCAGAAAGCTGCAACCAGTGTATTCAGGCGAAATCTGTTGACACGTTTACAGCAGGAGTTCACTGCCAGAGAACAGACTCGAAACCGCTCCGTGCGGGAGTGGGTGTGTTTGGTCACATTTATCTGCAGCATATTTGATTACATCAAG gtgAACAATGCTCCTCTTGTGGCCCTTGTGGATCCTGTATATGACTGCCTCTATAGGTTGGCTCAGCCAGATGCCCTGATTAATGAGGAAGAG GTGGACTGCCTGGTTGTACAGCTCCATCGTGTTGGCGAGCAGCTGGAGCAAACAAACTCCCAGCGCATGAACCAGCTGTTTTACTTGCTACGGGATGGTTTTCTCCTTCAGGAAGACCTCAGCTCCATGACAAGACTCTTGCTTCTGGAGATCTTGGAGTTCAGGGCCAGTGGCTGGACCCTTACTGACACTGCACACAAGTACTACTACAGTGAAGTAGCTGACTGA
- the grb2a gene encoding growth factor receptor-bound protein 2a has protein sequence MEAIAKYDFKATADDELSFKRGEILKVLNEECDQNWYKAELNGKEGFIPKNYIEMKPHPWFYGKIPRAKAEEMLNKQRHDGAFLIRESESAPGDFSLSVKFGNDVQHFKVLRDGAGKYFLWVVKFNSLNSLVDYHRSTSVSRNQPIFLRDIEQVPQHSTYVQALFDFDPQEDGELGFRRGDFIQVLDNSDPNWWKGACHGQTGMFPRNYVTPVNQNM, from the exons ATGGAGGCAATAGCTAAATACGATTTCAAAGCTACTGCGGATGATGAGTTAAGTTTCAAGCGAGGAGAAATTTTAAAG GTTTTAAATGAAGAATGTGACCAGAACTGGTACAAGGCAGAACTCAATGGAAAAGAAGGATTCATCCCTAAAAATTACATAGAAATGAAGCCACACCC GTGGTTTTATGGGAAGATTCCCCGTGCAAAAGCAgaagaaatgttaaataaacagAGACACGATGGAGCTTTTCTCATTAGAGAGAGTGAGAGTGCACCTGGAGACTTCTCGCTGTCTGTCAA ATTTGGGAATGATGTCCAACACTTCAAAGTCTTAAGGGATGGAGCAGGAAAATACTTCTTGTGGGTGGTCAAATTTAACTCATTAAACTCTTTAGTGGATTATCATCGGTCCACTTCTGTGTCCAGGAATCAGCCCATTTTCCTCAGGGACATTGAACAGGTACCACAG CATTCCACATATGTTCAAGCTTTGTTTGACTTCGACCCTCAAGAGGATGGAGAGCTGGGTTTCAGGCGTGGAGATTTTATCCAGGTCTTGGACAACTCGGATCCTAATTGGTGGAAGGGGGCTTGTCACGGACAGACCGGAATGTTCCCTCGCAATTATGTcacacctgtcaatcaaaacaTGTAA
- the mchr1a gene encoding melanin-concentrating hormone receptor 1 → MDISEDSENSSLLLFNSSGHIQVTMGDQYGNVILPSIFGTICFLGIIGNSIVIYTIIKKTKCQAKQTVPDIFIFNLSIVDLLFLLGMPFLIHQLLGNGSWCFGATMCKVISALDSNSQTVSTYILTVMTLDRYVATVHPFRFNHVRTTCVASGVVGMVWVLSLVSVTPVLMYTGLMPLHNSQVGCALLLPNPSINICWFTIYQFVLVFALPLMIICVVFFKILKHMSTTVAPLPPRNQQVRTKSVTRMAVAICLAFFICWAPYYILQLVHLGIQKPSASFYYVYHVAISMGYANSCINPFLYIILSKTFKRQFIVAIQPAHNFRVNPSSTEATVSLRLAADCQRHIPANSSE, encoded by the exons ATGGACATTTCTGAAGATTCTGAAAACTCATCTCTGCTTCTCTTTAACTCGTCAGGACATATACAAG TGACCATGGGAGACCAGTATGGAAATGTCATCTTGCCCAGTATTTTTGGGACCATATGTTTTCTGGGCATCATTGGAAATTCTATTGTCATCTACACCATCATTAAAAAGACCAAATGCCAGGCTAAACAAACGGTACCAGATATTTTCATATTCAATCTCTCTATTGTGGATTTGCTTTTCCTCCTCGGCATGCCCTTTCTCATTCATCAGCTCCTCGGAAACGGATCTTGGTGTTTCGGAGCCACTATGTGCAAAGTTATCTCTGCCCTAGATTCGAACAGCCAGACAGTGAGCACCTACATCCTCACAGTTATGACCTTGGATCGTTATGTGGCTACTGTGCACCCATTCCGCTTTAACCATGTCCGGACGACCTGTGTTGCCAGTGGTGTGGTGGGGATGGTGTGGGTGCTTTCTCTCGTCTCCGTTACTCCTGTTTTAATGTACACTGGCTTGATGCCTCTCCACAACAGCCAGGTGGGATGTGCTCTCCTGCTACCGAATCCGTCCATCAACATCTGTTGGTTTACTATCTACCAGTTTGTGCTGGTGTTTGCTCTTCCGCTGATGATTATCTGTGtggtgttttttaaaatcttgaaGCACATGTCTACCACAGTGGCACCTCTTCCCCCGAGGAACCAACAAGTACGCACTAAAAGTGTGACTCGGATGGCCGTGGCCATCTGTTTGGCCTTTTTCATCTGTTGGGCTCCGTACTACATCCTTCAGCTTGTCCATCTGGGAATACAGAAACCCAGTGCCTCATTTTATTATGTCTATCACGTTGCCATTAGCATGGGTTACGCGAACAGCTGCATTAACccttttctttatataattCTAAGTAAGACCTTTAAACGGCAGTTTATAGTTGCTATACAGCCTGCGCACAACTTTCGGGTCAACCCGAGTAGCACGGAGGCCACTGTGTCCCTCCGTCTGGCAGCAGACTGCCAAAGACATATTCCTGCTAACAGCTCAGAGTAA